The Deltaproteobacteria bacterium genome segment CCCTTGCGGAGGTGCGGCGCATTGTTCTTGCTGCGGTCGGTGACAAAAAAGTGAGAGTGTACCTCTTTGGGTCATGGGCGCGAGGAGAGGCGACACGTATCTCCGATATTGATGTGGCTCTCGATCCTCAAACCACGCTTCCTCGTGGAACGCTGGCTCAGTTGCGTGAACGTTTAGAGGAAAGTCATGTGCCGTACCGCGTCGATGTGGTCGATCTTACTCATACATCTCCTGAATTCCGCCAGCGTGTCATAGCCGAGGGCGTGTTGTGGAGCGATTGAAGGAACGCCTAGCCGTTGCTCAGCACGCGTTAGGAACGCTTCAGGAGGTCCTCGCCATTGAAGGCCCCTCGCAGATAGAACGAGACGCGGCGATTCAACGATTTGAATATACCTGCGAAGCGGTATGGAAAGCTGCGCAGCGATATTTGCAGGAAGTCGAGGGATTGAGCATCGGTTCTCCTAAGGGCAGCATTCGTGCAAGTCGTGAGGTCGGATTGATCACTGATGAGCGGGCGACTGTCGGCTTGGAAATGATTGACGACCGTAACCTGACCGTACATACGTATAACGAATCTTTAGCTGAAGAAATTTACCAACATCTTCCCTCCTATGCTGACTTCCTTACCGGCTGGCTGAGCGCGATAGAGGAACGATTGAAGCAGCAAGAGTAGAACAGTTAGTGAGTAACATTCGACGCTCATCAACAGAAGGGCAACACAATGAAATTCGGCATCATTCATGACTTTCGCAACCCACGCCAATGGCGGAGACCGTGGCCGCAGTTTTATAAAGAGATCCTCGATCAAATCGTGCGCGCTGAAGAGCTGGGCTATGATAACGTCTGGTTAGCTGAGCATCACTTTGCGGAAGATGGCTACAATCCAGCTCCACTGACAACAGCCGCCGCGATTGCTGCGCGCACCAGTCGCATTCGTATCGGTACGTATGTGATGCTGATACCATTTCGTAATCCGGTGCGGGTCGCTGAAGAAACAACTTGTATCGATATTATCTCCAATGGGCGTTTCGATCTCGGCGCTGGGCAAGGCTATGCTGCCGAAGAATTCACTGCGCATTGTATGGACCGCAAAGAGCGCTCTGCGCGACTGGCTGAAGGGGTGGATTTAGTCCGTCGCCTGTGGACTGAAGAGAAGGTCACCTTCAATGGCAAGTTTACCCAAGTGAAAGATATGACGATTATTCCGCGCCCGGTGCAGCAACCGCATATTCCCCTTTGGCTGGGCGCACGGGCAGAAAAGGCGGTGCAACGAGTCGCACGGATGGGTGCACATCTGATGGCAACGCTCGGGCCTGATCCTGCGCCGCTGTATCGTGAAACACTGAAAGCGCATGGCTATGACCCTACGCAGTTCAACATCGGACAGATTGGCTTGGTGTATCTTGCGCCGAGTGAGGACCAAGCGTGGGCGGATATCCAGGATCATCTGTTTAACTCGATGGAATACT includes the following:
- a CDS encoding nucleotidyltransferase domain-containing protein, translating into MRNGHQETSISAITAKALAEVRRIVLAAVGDKKVRVYLFGSWARGEATRISDIDVALDPQTTLPRGTLAQLRERLEESHVPYRVDVVDLTHTSPEFRQRVIAEGVLWSD
- a CDS encoding DUF86 domain-containing protein, which produces MERLKERLAVAQHALGTLQEVLAIEGPSQIERDAAIQRFEYTCEAVWKAAQRYLQEVEGLSIGSPKGSIRASREVGLITDERATVGLEMIDDRNLTVHTYNESLAEEIYQHLPSYADFLTGWLSAIEERLKQQE
- a CDS encoding LLM class flavin-dependent oxidoreductase; protein product: MKFGIIHDFRNPRQWRRPWPQFYKEILDQIVRAEELGYDNVWLAEHHFAEDGYNPAPLTTAAAIAARTSRIRIGTYVMLIPFRNPVRVAEETTCIDIISNGRFDLGAGQGYAAEEFTAHCMDRKERSARLAEGVDLVRRLWTEEKVTFNGKFTQVKDMTIIPRPVQQPHIPLWLGARAEKAVQRVARMGAHLMATLGPDPAPLYRETLKAHGYDPTQFNIGQIGLVYLAPSEDQAWADIQDHLFNSMEYYGKILAEANDAPGDKDFWKFKSPSELRHSGFGRAAMIGTPDQVARKMEPFFKRHACTHFVIGTQMPGMDPQKSTRSLELFAKEIMPSFRG